In Oncorhynchus kisutch isolate 150728-3 linkage group LG7, Okis_V2, whole genome shotgun sequence, one DNA window encodes the following:
- the LOC109894433 gene encoding kinesin light chain 1 isoform X3, whose product MRENMSAMVCVKEEEEDPGEKLSQDEIISRTKQVIQGLEALKQEHNSILEGLLDTLHCLKQDDQGVLVEEKSLMIRKSLEMLELGLSEAQVMMALSGHLSSVESEKQKLRAQVRRLCQENQWLRDELAGTQQKLQKSEQSVAQLEEEKKHLEFMNQLKKYDKDLLPSEEKDSDSSKENLDDLFPDDQDDQPPGIQHPHGSAAAAAAQQGGYEIPARLRTLHNLVIQYASQGRYEVAVPLCKQALEDLEKTSGHDHPDVATMLNILALVYRDQNKYKEAANLLNDALAIREKTLGRDHPAVAATLNNLAVLYGKRGKYKEAEPLCKRALEIREKVLGKDHPDVAKQLNNLALLCQNQGKYEEVEYYYQRALEIYQTKLGPDDPNVAKTKNNLASCYLKQGKFKQAETLYKEILTRAHEREFGSVDDENKPIWMHAEEREEQSKGKQQDGSPFGEYGGWYKACKVDSPTVTTTLKNLGALYKRQGKFEAAETLEEAAMRSRKQGLDTVHKQRVADVLSEPEAREKQWSRESLTSDATVKYESGPDGGEEVSMSVEWNGDGSGSLKRSGSFSKLRASIRRSSEKLVRKLKGGSTREWDPKNSGMKRASSLGVLNVVDKAAGDLYQERNNHLRKSRDLSSSHTDLAH is encoded by the exons ATGCGTGAGAACATGTCTGCCATGGTGtgtgtgaaggaggaggaggaggaccctGGGGAGAAGCTGTCCCAAGATGAGATCATCTCCAGGACCAAGCAGGTGATCCAGGGCCTGGAGGCTCTAAAGCAGGAACACAACTCCATCCTGGAGGGCCTTCTGGACACGCTGCACTGCTTGAAGCAGGATGACCAGGGAGTCCTGGTGGAGGAGAAGTCCCTCATGATCCGCAAGTCCCTGGAGATGCTGGAGCTGGGCCTGAGCGAGGCACAG GTGATGATGGCGCTGTCGGGCCACCTGAGCTCGGTGGAGTCGGAGAAGCAGAAGCTGCGGGCACAGGTGCGCCGGCTGTGCCAGGAGAACCAGTGGCTGAGGGACGAGCTGGCAGGCACCCAGCAGAAGCTGCAGAAGAGCGAGCAGAGTGTGgctcagctggaggaggagaagaaacacCTGGAGTTCATGAACCAGCTGAAGAAGTACGATAAGGACCTGCTGCCATCG GAGGAGAAGGACTCTGACTCCAGTAAAGAGAATCTGGATGATCTGTTCCCAGACGACCAGGATGACCAACCTCCAGGCA TCCAGCATCCCCACGGTAGTGCAGCAGCAGCTGCCGCCCAGCAGGGTGGCTATGAGATCCCGGCTCGCCTCAGGACCCTTCACAACCTGGTGATCCAGTACGCCTCCCAGGGCCGTTACGAGGTGGCCGTGCCCCTCTGCAAACAGGCCCTGGAGGACCTGGAAAAAACCTCCGGACACGACCACCCTGACGTGGCCACCATGCTCAACATCCTGGCCCTGGTCTACAG GGACCAGAACAAATACAAAGAGGCAGCCAACCTGCTGAATGACGCTCTGGCGATCAGGGAGAAAACTCTGGGCAGGGACCATCCAGCG gtggctGCTACACTCAACAACTTGGCCGTGCTCTACGGGAAACGGGGGAAGTACAAAGAGGCGGAGCCACTTTGCAAGCGGGCTCTGGAGATCCGGGAGAAG GTTCTGGGTAAGGACCACCCAGATGTGGCCAAGCAGCTGAACAACCTAGCCCTGCTATGTCAGAACCAGGGCAAGTACGAGGAGGTGGAGTACTACTACCAGCGGGCCCTGGAGATCTACCAGACCAAACTGGGCCCTGACGACCCCAACGTGGCCAAGACCAAGAACAACCTG GCGTCCTGTTACCTGAAGCAGGGGAAGTTCAAGCAGGCTGAAACTCTGTACAAAGAGATCCTTACCCGTGCACATGAGAGGGAGTTTGGCTCTGTAGACG ATGAGAACAAACCCATTTGGATgcatgcggaggagagagaggaacagagcaag GGAAAGCAGCAGGACGGCTCCCCGTTCGGAGAGTATGGAGGCTGGTACAAAGCCTGTAAAGTAGACAG CCCCACAGTGACCACCACCCTGAAGAACCTGGGCGCCCTCTACAAGCGGCAGGGTAAATTTGAGGCGGCAGAGACCCTAGAAGAGGCCGCTATGCGTTCCAGAAAACAG GGTCTGGACACGGTGCACAAACAGCGTGTGGCGGATGTTCTGAGTGAGCCAGAGGCGCGGGAGAAGCAGTGGAGCCGTGAGAGCCTGACCTCCGACGCCACGGTCAAGTATGAGAGTGGCCCGGACGGGGGCGAGGAAGTGAGTATGAGCGTGGAGTGGAACGGG GACGGTTCCGGCTCTCTGAAGCGGAGCGGCTCCTTCAGTAAACTCCGTGCCTCTATTCGCCGCAGCAGTGAGAAACTGGTCCGCAAGCTGAAGGGCGGCAGCACACGGGAGTGGGACCCCAAAAACTCTGG CATGAAGCGAGCCAGCTCACTGGGTGTTCTAAACGTGGTGGACAAGGCTGCCGGAGACCTCTACCAA GAGCGAAATAATCATCTGAGAAAGAGCCGTGACCTGAGTTCCAGCCACACTGACCTGGCGCATTGA